In Ctenopharyngodon idella isolate HZGC_01 chromosome 1, HZGC01, whole genome shotgun sequence, a single genomic region encodes these proteins:
- the pou4f2 gene encoding POU domain, class 4, transcription factor 2, protein MMMMSLNSKQAFAMPHTSLAEAKYSSLHSSSSSSTLTSNAPSSSCSSSRHSSTISSSGGGSSEAMRRACLPTPPSNIFGGLDESLLARAEALAAVDIVSQTKSHHHPPHHSPFKPDATYHTMNTLPCTSSSSSSSSVPISHPSALASHHHHHHHHHHHQPHQALEGDLLDHITPGLALAGAMAGPDGSVVSTPAHPAHMAGMNHMHQAAINMAHAHGLPSHMGCMSDVDADPRDLEAFAERFKQRRIKLGVTQADVGSALANLKIPGVGSLSQSTICRFESLTLSHNNMIALKPILQAWLEEAEKSHREKLNKPELFNGAEKKRKRTSIAAPEKRSLEAYFAIQPRPSSEKIAAIAEKLDLKKNVVRVWFCNQRQKQKRMKYSACV, encoded by the exons ATGATGATGATGTCTCTGAACAGCAAGCAGGCGTTCGCCATGCCCCACACCAGTTTGGCCGAGGCCAAATACTCCAGCTTGCATTCTTCGTCCTCCTCCTCTACTTTGACTTCCAACGCGCCCTCGTCCTCGTGCTCGTCGTCCAGACACAGCAGCACGATCAGCAGCAGCGGCGGCGGCAGCTCGGAGGCGATGCGCCGAGCATGTCTCCCAACCCCACCG AGCAATATATTCGGCGGATTGGATGAGAGTTTGTTGGCCCGCGCGGAAGCTCTGGCGGCGGTGGATATAGTCTCGCAGACCAAAAGCCATCATCACCCTCCTCATCACAGCCCCTTCAAGCCGGACGCAACCTACCACACCATGAACACGCTTCCGTGCACCTCCTCGTCTTCCTCGTCGTCGTCCGTGCCCATCTCGCACCCGTCAGCTCTCGCGAGccatcaccaccaccaccaccatcacCACCATCACCAGCCGCACCAGGCTCTGGAGGGCGACCTGCTGGACCACATCACCCCGGGACTGGCACTTGCTGGAGCCATGGCCGGGCCAGACGGCTCGGTGGTCTCCACGCCTGCGCACCCTGCCCACATGGCAGGCATGAACCACATGCACCAAGCTGCCATCAACATGGCTCACGCCCATGGGCTGCCATCCCACATGGGCTGCATGAGCGACGTGGATGCAGATCCCAGGGACTTGGAGGCATTCGCTGAGCGCTTTAAACAGCGTCGGATCAAACTCGGCGTGACCCAAGCGGATGTAGGGTCAGCGCTGGCCAACCTGAAGATTCCTGGCGTAGGCTCTTTAAGCCAGAGTACCATCTGCCGGTTTGAATCCCTCACGTTGTCCCACAACAACATGATCGCCCTGAAGCCCATCCTGCAAGCCTGGCTGGAGGAGGCTGAAAAGTCGCACCGGGAGAAACTGAACAAACCCGAGCTCTTCAACGGGGCCGAGAAGAAGAGGAAGCGGACCTCCATCGCGGCCCCCGAGAAAAGGTCCCTCGAAGCGTATTTTGCTATTCAGCCGCGTCCGTCCTCAGAGAAAATCGCAGCAATCGCAGAGAAGCTGGACCTCAAAAAGAACGTAGTGCGGGTTTGGTTTTGCAACCAGAGGCAGAAACAAAAACGCATGAAATACTCGGCCTGCGTCTAG